From a single Stigmatopora nigra isolate UIUO_SnigA chromosome 21, RoL_Snig_1.1, whole genome shotgun sequence genomic region:
- the otud6b gene encoding deubiquitinase OTUD6B yields MDEGDVETPEEMLQKQHRKEKKDLQAKIQIMKNAVPKNDKKRRKQMTEEIAKMEAELDQKHDEELRCLEPTSDAKVAEAVNGVEELTVEQQPRVSKAQKRRDKKATQERERESRIAEAEVENLQGNRHLERLKLVEKLSPRGLGIKEISSDGHCMYRAVQDQLERRDKCESNVKELRSRTAAHMRNHVDNYLPFLSNPDTGDIYTAEDFEKYCNDVEDTAAWGGQLELQALSKVLQLPIEVIQADSPTIIIGEEQAGEGITLIYMRHAYGLGEHYNSVEELKEHEDDP; encoded by the exons ATGGACGAAGGGGACGTGGAGACGCCGGAGGAGATGTTACAAAAGCAGCATCGTAAAGAGAAGAAAGATCTGCAAG CCAAAATCCAGATCATGAAAAACGCAGTTCCCAAAAACGACAAGAAAAGGCGGAAACAGATGACCGAAGAGATTGCCAAAATGGAAGCCGAGCTGGATCAGAAACATGACGAGGAGCTGCGCTGTCTCGAACCCACATCTGACGCAAAG GTAGCGGAGGCAGTGAATGGCGTTGAAGAACTAACGGTTGAACAGCAGCCCCGCGTCAGCAAAGCCCAGAAGAGACGG GACAAGAAGGCCACCCAGGAACGCGAGCGTGAGAGCAGAATCGCCGAAGCAGAGGTGGAGAACCTACAGGGAAATCGTCACCTGGAGCGCCTTAAGCTGGTCGAGAAGCTCTCGCCGAGAGGTCTTGGTATCAAGGAAATCTCCTCGGATGGACACTGCATGTACCGCGCTGTTCAGGACCAGCTGGAGAGGCGAGACAAG TGCGAGTCTAACGTTAAGGAACTTCGGAGTCGCACCGCAGCGCACATGCGGAACCACGTTGATAACTACCTCCCGTTCCTTAGCAACCCGGACACGGGTGATATCTACACTGCAG AGGACTTTGAGAAGTACTGTAATGATGTGGAGGATACAGCAGCTTGGGGTGGACAGTTGGAA CTACAAGCACTGAGCAAAGTCCTCCAACTTCCCATCGAGGTCATCCAGGCCGATTCGCCGACCATAATTATTGGCGAGGAACAGGCCGGGGAGGGCATCACGCTAAT CTACATGCGTCACGCTTATGGGCTGGGGGAGCACTACAACTCTGTGGAGGAACTTAAGGAGCACGAAGACGACCCCTAA
- the LOC144214947 gene encoding ras-related protein Rab-5A-like has translation MASRGGVTRPNGANGTNKICQFKLVLLGESAVGKSSLVLRFVKGQFHEFQESTIGAAFLTQTVCLDDTTVKFEIWDTAGQERYHSLAPMYYRGAQAAIVVYDITNEESFARAKNWVKELQRQASPHIVIAFSGNKADLASKRAVDFQDAQAYADDNSLLFMETSAKTSMNVNEIFMAIAQRLPKTDPQSSGASGGGARNRGVDLAEAAQPTRASCCSN, from the exons ATGGCGAGCAGGGGTGGAGTAACGAGACCCAACGGTGCCAACGGCACTAACAAGATCTGTCAGTTCAAGCTGGTTCTGCTGGGCGAGTCAGCCGTGGGCAAGTCCAGCTTGGTTCTGCGCTTCGTCAAGGGACAATTCCATGAGTTCCAGGAGAGCACAATAGGAG CGGCCTTCCTAACTCAGACGGTGTGTCTGGATGACACGACGGTCAAATTCGAGATTTGGGACACTGCGGGCCAGGAGCGCTATCACAGCCTGGCGCCCATGTACTACCGAGGAGCCCAGGCTGCTATTGTAGTTTATGACATCACGAATGAG GAGTCTTTTGCCCGGGCCAAGAATTGGGTGAAGGAGCTGCAGAGGCAAGCTAGTCCACATATTGTCATCGCCTTTTCAGGCAACAAGGCTGACTTGGCCTCCAAGAGAGCGGTGGACTTCCag GATGCTCAGGCTTACGCAGACGACAACAGCTTACTTTTCATGGAGACGTCGGCCAAGACATCCATGAACgtcaatgaaatatttatggCCATTG cTCAACGGTTGCCCAAGACGGACCCTCAGTCATCGGGCGCCAGCGGCGGGGGCGCGCGAAACCGCGGCGTGGACCTCGCGGAAGCAGCACAACCCACCAGGGCGTCGTGCTGCAGTAACTAG
- the runx1t1 gene encoding protein CBFA2T1 isoform X1 translates to MSEMSRLNVKKQRYDNVGRPGKRSTMPDSPADVKTQSRLTPPTMPPPPTTQGAPRNSSYTPTTLTNGSSHSPTALNGAPSPPNGYGNGPGSSSLANQQLPPACGARQLSKLKRFLTTLQQFGNDISPEIGERVRTLVLGLVNSTLTIEEFHCKLHEATNFPLRPFVIPFLKANLPLLQRELLHCARLAKQNPAQYLAQHEQLLLDTSTSSPVDSSELLLDVNENGKRRTPDRTKENGFEREGAPHGPDAHPSKRACTISPGQRFSPSNGISYQPNGLSHPGGPVPPPQHYRLDDMAVAHHHYRDSYRHPPANHREIRERPRPIGVHAGGRQEEVIDHRLTDREWAEEWKHLDHVRKLLNCIMDMVEKTRRSLTVLRRCQEADREELNYWIRRYSDAEELKKNAAAASQSRQQSPAAQDNATSDIHRELLHRPVSGYVSEEIWKKAGAGGLTSCVSALFPEEAVNEVKRQAVSELQKAVTEAERKAHDMISNERAKMERTVAEVKRQAAEDAISIINQQEDSSESCWNCGRKASETCSGCNTARYCGSFCQHKDWEKHHHVCGQTLQAQQPPPSSSQPAPPAPETPAPPVSSSACTPSSCAGSPAPTPPAPHASSAPGTPSSSSAPDAH, encoded by the exons GTCGCCCCGGGAAGCGCTCCACCATGCCCGACTCACCTGCGGATGTCAAGACACAATCCAGGTTGACCCCGCCCACCATGCCACCCCCGCCTACCACGCAAGGAGCCCCCCGAAACAGCTCCTACACACCCACTACCC tGACCAACGGCAGCAGCCACTCTCCCACGGCTCTAAACGGGGCGCCATCGCCGCCCAACGGCTACGGCAACGGCCCCGGCTCGTCGTCCCTGGCCAATCAGCAGCTTCCGCCGGCGTGCGGCGCGCGCCAGCTGAGCAAGCTCAAGCGCTTTTTGACCACTCTGCAGCAATTCGGAAACGACATCTCACCCGAAATCGGAGAACGCGTCCGCACGCTGGTCCTAGGTTTGGTg AATTCCACGCTAACCATTGAGGAGTTCCACTGCAAACTTCACGAGGCCACCAACTTCCCCCTGCGACCTTTCGTCATCCCCTTCCTCAAG GCCAATTTGCCGCTCCTGCAAAGGGAGCTCCTCCACTGTGCCCGTCTAGCCAAGCAGAACCCAGCTCAATACTTGGCCCAGCACGAGCAACTCTTGCTGGACACCAGCACGTCGTCGCCCGTCGACTCCTCCGAGCTCCTCCTGGACGTCAACGAAAACGGCAAGAGGCGAACGCCCGACAG AACCAAAGAGAACGGTTTCGAGCGAGAGGGCGCCCCACACGGTCCGGACGCGCACCCCAGTAAGCGCGCCTGCACCATCAGCCCCGGTCAACGCTTCAGCCCCTCCAACGGCATTTCGTACCAACCCAACGGGCTGAGCCACCCGGGCGGCCCCGTGCCACCGCCGCAGCACTACCGGCTGGATGACATGGCCGttgcccaccaccactaccgcGACTCCTACCGCCACCCCCCTGCCAATCACAGAGAGATCCGAGAGAGGCCCCGTCCCATCG GCGTACACGCGGGAGGGCGCCAGGAGGAGGTGATCGACCACCGGCTGACAGACCGCGAGTGGGCTGAGGAGTGGAAGCACCTTGACCATGTAAGAAaa CTTCTCAACTGCATCATGGACATGGTGGAGAAAACACGCCGCTCGCTGACGGTGCTTCGCCGCTGTCAGGAGGCCGACCGGGAGGAGCTCAACTACTGGATCCGTCGCTACAGCGACGCCGaggagttgaaaaaaaatgcggcCGCCGCCAGCCAATCCAGGCAACAGAGCCCCGCCGCACAAGACAACGCCACATCAG ACATCCACAGGGAGCTTCTACATCGGCCTGTTTCCGGCTACGTCTCTGAAGAAATCTGGAAGAAAGCCG GTGCGGGAGGATTGACCTCCTGTGTGTCCGCGCTCTTTCCAGAGGAGGCGGTGAACGAGGTGAAGCGGCAGGCCGTGTCGGAGCTACAGAAAGCCGTGACGGAGGCCGAGCGCAAGGCCCACGACATGATCAGCAACGAGCGCGCCAAGATGGAGCGCACCGTCGCCGAGGTCAAGCGGCAGGCGGCCGAAGACGCCATCTCCATCATCAACCAACAGGAAGACTCCAGTGAG AGCTGCTGGAACTGCGGCCGCAAAGCCAGCGAGACGTGCAGCGGCTGCAACACGGCTCGCTACTGCGGCTCCTTCTGCCAGCACAAAGACTGGGAGAAGCACCACCACGTGTGCGGGCAGACCCTGCAAGCCCAGcagccgccgccgtcgtcctcGCAGCCGGCGCCGCCCGCCCCCGAGACCCCGGCCCCGCCGGTCAGTTCCTCGGCGTGCACCCCCAGCAGCTGCGCCGGTAGCCCGGCCCCGACACCGCCGGCCCCCCACGCGTCGTCCGCTCCCGGGACCCCGTCCTCGTCCTCGGCGCCGGACGCCCACTAG
- the runx1t1 gene encoding protein CBFA2T1 isoform X5 translates to MSEMSRLNVKKQRYDNVGRPGKRSTMPDSPADVKTQSRLTPPTMPPPPTTQGAPRNSSYTPTTLTNGSSHSPTALNGAPSPPNGYGNGPGSSSLANQQLPPACGARQLSKLKRFLTTLQQFGNDISPEIGERVRTLVLGLVNSTLTIEEFHCKLHEATNFPLRPFVIPFLKANLPLLQRELLHCARLAKQNPAQYLAQHEQLLLDTSTSSPVDSSELLLDVNENGKRRTPDRTKENGFEREGAPHGPDAHPSKRACTISPGQRFSPSNGISYQPNGLSHPGGPVPPPQHYRLDDMAVAHHHYRDSYRHPPANHREIRERPRPIGVHAGGRQEEVIDHRLTDREWAEEWKHLDHLLNCIMDMVEKTRRSLTVLRRCQEADREELNYWIRRYSDAEELKKNAAAASQSRQQSPAAQDNATSDIHRELLHRPVSGYVSEEIWKKAEEAVNEVKRQAVSELQKAVTEAERKAHDMISNERAKMERTVAEVKRQAAEDAISIINQQEDSSESCWNCGRKASETCSGCNTARYCGSFCQHKDWEKHHHVCGQTLQAQQPPPSSSQPAPPAPETPAPPVSSSACTPSSCAGSPAPTPPAPHASSAPGTPSSSSAPDAH, encoded by the exons GTCGCCCCGGGAAGCGCTCCACCATGCCCGACTCACCTGCGGATGTCAAGACACAATCCAGGTTGACCCCGCCCACCATGCCACCCCCGCCTACCACGCAAGGAGCCCCCCGAAACAGCTCCTACACACCCACTACCC tGACCAACGGCAGCAGCCACTCTCCCACGGCTCTAAACGGGGCGCCATCGCCGCCCAACGGCTACGGCAACGGCCCCGGCTCGTCGTCCCTGGCCAATCAGCAGCTTCCGCCGGCGTGCGGCGCGCGCCAGCTGAGCAAGCTCAAGCGCTTTTTGACCACTCTGCAGCAATTCGGAAACGACATCTCACCCGAAATCGGAGAACGCGTCCGCACGCTGGTCCTAGGTTTGGTg AATTCCACGCTAACCATTGAGGAGTTCCACTGCAAACTTCACGAGGCCACCAACTTCCCCCTGCGACCTTTCGTCATCCCCTTCCTCAAG GCCAATTTGCCGCTCCTGCAAAGGGAGCTCCTCCACTGTGCCCGTCTAGCCAAGCAGAACCCAGCTCAATACTTGGCCCAGCACGAGCAACTCTTGCTGGACACCAGCACGTCGTCGCCCGTCGACTCCTCCGAGCTCCTCCTGGACGTCAACGAAAACGGCAAGAGGCGAACGCCCGACAG AACCAAAGAGAACGGTTTCGAGCGAGAGGGCGCCCCACACGGTCCGGACGCGCACCCCAGTAAGCGCGCCTGCACCATCAGCCCCGGTCAACGCTTCAGCCCCTCCAACGGCATTTCGTACCAACCCAACGGGCTGAGCCACCCGGGCGGCCCCGTGCCACCGCCGCAGCACTACCGGCTGGATGACATGGCCGttgcccaccaccactaccgcGACTCCTACCGCCACCCCCCTGCCAATCACAGAGAGATCCGAGAGAGGCCCCGTCCCATCG GCGTACACGCGGGAGGGCGCCAGGAGGAGGTGATCGACCACCGGCTGACAGACCGCGAGTGGGCTGAGGAGTGGAAGCACCTTGACCAT CTTCTCAACTGCATCATGGACATGGTGGAGAAAACACGCCGCTCGCTGACGGTGCTTCGCCGCTGTCAGGAGGCCGACCGGGAGGAGCTCAACTACTGGATCCGTCGCTACAGCGACGCCGaggagttgaaaaaaaatgcggcCGCCGCCAGCCAATCCAGGCAACAGAGCCCCGCCGCACAAGACAACGCCACATCAG ACATCCACAGGGAGCTTCTACATCGGCCTGTTTCCGGCTACGTCTCTGAAGAAATCTGGAAGAAAGCCG AGGAGGCGGTGAACGAGGTGAAGCGGCAGGCCGTGTCGGAGCTACAGAAAGCCGTGACGGAGGCCGAGCGCAAGGCCCACGACATGATCAGCAACGAGCGCGCCAAGATGGAGCGCACCGTCGCCGAGGTCAAGCGGCAGGCGGCCGAAGACGCCATCTCCATCATCAACCAACAGGAAGACTCCAGTGAG AGCTGCTGGAACTGCGGCCGCAAAGCCAGCGAGACGTGCAGCGGCTGCAACACGGCTCGCTACTGCGGCTCCTTCTGCCAGCACAAAGACTGGGAGAAGCACCACCACGTGTGCGGGCAGACCCTGCAAGCCCAGcagccgccgccgtcgtcctcGCAGCCGGCGCCGCCCGCCCCCGAGACCCCGGCCCCGCCGGTCAGTTCCTCGGCGTGCACCCCCAGCAGCTGCGCCGGTAGCCCGGCCCCGACACCGCCGGCCCCCCACGCGTCGTCCGCTCCCGGGACCCCGTCCTCGTCCTCGGCGCCGGACGCCCACTAG
- the runx1t1 gene encoding protein CBFA2T1 isoform X4 produces the protein MSEMSRLNVKKQRYDNVGRPGKRSTMPDSPADVKTQSRLTPPTMPPPPTTQGAPRNSSYTPTTLTNGSSHSPTALNGAPSPPNGYGNGPGSSSLANQQLPPACGARQLSKLKRFLTTLQQFGNDISPEIGERVRTLVLGLVNSTLTIEEFHCKLHEATNFPLRPFVIPFLKANLPLLQRELLHCARLAKQNPAQYLAQHEQLLLDTSTSSPVDSSELLLDVNENGKRRTPDRTKENGFEREGAPHGPDAHPSKRACTISPGQRFSPSNGISYQPNGLSHPGGPVPPPQHYRLDDMAVAHHHYRDSYRHPPANHREIRERPRPIGVHAGGRQEEVIDHRLTDREWAEEWKHLDHVRKLLNCIMDMVEKTRRSLTVLRRCQEADREELNYWIRRYSDAEELKKNAAAASQSRQQSPAAQDNATSDIHRELLHRPVSGYVSEEIWKKAEEAVNEVKRQAVSELQKAVTEAERKAHDMISNERAKMERTVAEVKRQAAEDAISIINQQEDSSESCWNCGRKASETCSGCNTARYCGSFCQHKDWEKHHHVCGQTLQAQQPPPSSSQPAPPAPETPAPPVSSSACTPSSCAGSPAPTPPAPHASSAPGTPSSSSAPDAH, from the exons GTCGCCCCGGGAAGCGCTCCACCATGCCCGACTCACCTGCGGATGTCAAGACACAATCCAGGTTGACCCCGCCCACCATGCCACCCCCGCCTACCACGCAAGGAGCCCCCCGAAACAGCTCCTACACACCCACTACCC tGACCAACGGCAGCAGCCACTCTCCCACGGCTCTAAACGGGGCGCCATCGCCGCCCAACGGCTACGGCAACGGCCCCGGCTCGTCGTCCCTGGCCAATCAGCAGCTTCCGCCGGCGTGCGGCGCGCGCCAGCTGAGCAAGCTCAAGCGCTTTTTGACCACTCTGCAGCAATTCGGAAACGACATCTCACCCGAAATCGGAGAACGCGTCCGCACGCTGGTCCTAGGTTTGGTg AATTCCACGCTAACCATTGAGGAGTTCCACTGCAAACTTCACGAGGCCACCAACTTCCCCCTGCGACCTTTCGTCATCCCCTTCCTCAAG GCCAATTTGCCGCTCCTGCAAAGGGAGCTCCTCCACTGTGCCCGTCTAGCCAAGCAGAACCCAGCTCAATACTTGGCCCAGCACGAGCAACTCTTGCTGGACACCAGCACGTCGTCGCCCGTCGACTCCTCCGAGCTCCTCCTGGACGTCAACGAAAACGGCAAGAGGCGAACGCCCGACAG AACCAAAGAGAACGGTTTCGAGCGAGAGGGCGCCCCACACGGTCCGGACGCGCACCCCAGTAAGCGCGCCTGCACCATCAGCCCCGGTCAACGCTTCAGCCCCTCCAACGGCATTTCGTACCAACCCAACGGGCTGAGCCACCCGGGCGGCCCCGTGCCACCGCCGCAGCACTACCGGCTGGATGACATGGCCGttgcccaccaccactaccgcGACTCCTACCGCCACCCCCCTGCCAATCACAGAGAGATCCGAGAGAGGCCCCGTCCCATCG GCGTACACGCGGGAGGGCGCCAGGAGGAGGTGATCGACCACCGGCTGACAGACCGCGAGTGGGCTGAGGAGTGGAAGCACCTTGACCATGTAAGAAaa CTTCTCAACTGCATCATGGACATGGTGGAGAAAACACGCCGCTCGCTGACGGTGCTTCGCCGCTGTCAGGAGGCCGACCGGGAGGAGCTCAACTACTGGATCCGTCGCTACAGCGACGCCGaggagttgaaaaaaaatgcggcCGCCGCCAGCCAATCCAGGCAACAGAGCCCCGCCGCACAAGACAACGCCACATCAG ACATCCACAGGGAGCTTCTACATCGGCCTGTTTCCGGCTACGTCTCTGAAGAAATCTGGAAGAAAGCCG AGGAGGCGGTGAACGAGGTGAAGCGGCAGGCCGTGTCGGAGCTACAGAAAGCCGTGACGGAGGCCGAGCGCAAGGCCCACGACATGATCAGCAACGAGCGCGCCAAGATGGAGCGCACCGTCGCCGAGGTCAAGCGGCAGGCGGCCGAAGACGCCATCTCCATCATCAACCAACAGGAAGACTCCAGTGAG AGCTGCTGGAACTGCGGCCGCAAAGCCAGCGAGACGTGCAGCGGCTGCAACACGGCTCGCTACTGCGGCTCCTTCTGCCAGCACAAAGACTGGGAGAAGCACCACCACGTGTGCGGGCAGACCCTGCAAGCCCAGcagccgccgccgtcgtcctcGCAGCCGGCGCCGCCCGCCCCCGAGACCCCGGCCCCGCCGGTCAGTTCCTCGGCGTGCACCCCCAGCAGCTGCGCCGGTAGCCCGGCCCCGACACCGCCGGCCCCCCACGCGTCGTCCGCTCCCGGGACCCCGTCCTCGTCCTCGGCGCCGGACGCCCACTAG
- the runx1t1 gene encoding protein CBFA2T1 isoform X3, with protein MVGISDSFLCRPGKRSTMPDSPADVKTQSRLTPPTMPPPPTTQGAPRNSSYTPTTLTNGSSHSPTALNGAPSPPNGYGNGPGSSSLANQQLPPACGARQLSKLKRFLTTLQQFGNDISPEIGERVRTLVLGLVNSTLTIEEFHCKLHEATNFPLRPFVIPFLKANLPLLQRELLHCARLAKQNPAQYLAQHEQLLLDTSTSSPVDSSELLLDVNENGKRRTPDRTKENGFEREGAPHGPDAHPSKRACTISPGQRFSPSNGISYQPNGLSHPGGPVPPPQHYRLDDMAVAHHHYRDSYRHPPANHREIRERPRPIGVHAGGRQEEVIDHRLTDREWAEEWKHLDHVRKLLNCIMDMVEKTRRSLTVLRRCQEADREELNYWIRRYSDAEELKKNAAAASQSRQQSPAAQDNATSDIHRELLHRPVSGYVSEEIWKKAGAGGLTSCVSALFPEEAVNEVKRQAVSELQKAVTEAERKAHDMISNERAKMERTVAEVKRQAAEDAISIINQQEDSSESCWNCGRKASETCSGCNTARYCGSFCQHKDWEKHHHVCGQTLQAQQPPPSSSQPAPPAPETPAPPVSSSACTPSSCAGSPAPTPPAPHASSAPGTPSSSSAPDAH; from the exons GTCGCCCCGGGAAGCGCTCCACCATGCCCGACTCACCTGCGGATGTCAAGACACAATCCAGGTTGACCCCGCCCACCATGCCACCCCCGCCTACCACGCAAGGAGCCCCCCGAAACAGCTCCTACACACCCACTACCC tGACCAACGGCAGCAGCCACTCTCCCACGGCTCTAAACGGGGCGCCATCGCCGCCCAACGGCTACGGCAACGGCCCCGGCTCGTCGTCCCTGGCCAATCAGCAGCTTCCGCCGGCGTGCGGCGCGCGCCAGCTGAGCAAGCTCAAGCGCTTTTTGACCACTCTGCAGCAATTCGGAAACGACATCTCACCCGAAATCGGAGAACGCGTCCGCACGCTGGTCCTAGGTTTGGTg AATTCCACGCTAACCATTGAGGAGTTCCACTGCAAACTTCACGAGGCCACCAACTTCCCCCTGCGACCTTTCGTCATCCCCTTCCTCAAG GCCAATTTGCCGCTCCTGCAAAGGGAGCTCCTCCACTGTGCCCGTCTAGCCAAGCAGAACCCAGCTCAATACTTGGCCCAGCACGAGCAACTCTTGCTGGACACCAGCACGTCGTCGCCCGTCGACTCCTCCGAGCTCCTCCTGGACGTCAACGAAAACGGCAAGAGGCGAACGCCCGACAG AACCAAAGAGAACGGTTTCGAGCGAGAGGGCGCCCCACACGGTCCGGACGCGCACCCCAGTAAGCGCGCCTGCACCATCAGCCCCGGTCAACGCTTCAGCCCCTCCAACGGCATTTCGTACCAACCCAACGGGCTGAGCCACCCGGGCGGCCCCGTGCCACCGCCGCAGCACTACCGGCTGGATGACATGGCCGttgcccaccaccactaccgcGACTCCTACCGCCACCCCCCTGCCAATCACAGAGAGATCCGAGAGAGGCCCCGTCCCATCG GCGTACACGCGGGAGGGCGCCAGGAGGAGGTGATCGACCACCGGCTGACAGACCGCGAGTGGGCTGAGGAGTGGAAGCACCTTGACCATGTAAGAAaa CTTCTCAACTGCATCATGGACATGGTGGAGAAAACACGCCGCTCGCTGACGGTGCTTCGCCGCTGTCAGGAGGCCGACCGGGAGGAGCTCAACTACTGGATCCGTCGCTACAGCGACGCCGaggagttgaaaaaaaatgcggcCGCCGCCAGCCAATCCAGGCAACAGAGCCCCGCCGCACAAGACAACGCCACATCAG ACATCCACAGGGAGCTTCTACATCGGCCTGTTTCCGGCTACGTCTCTGAAGAAATCTGGAAGAAAGCCG GTGCGGGAGGATTGACCTCCTGTGTGTCCGCGCTCTTTCCAGAGGAGGCGGTGAACGAGGTGAAGCGGCAGGCCGTGTCGGAGCTACAGAAAGCCGTGACGGAGGCCGAGCGCAAGGCCCACGACATGATCAGCAACGAGCGCGCCAAGATGGAGCGCACCGTCGCCGAGGTCAAGCGGCAGGCGGCCGAAGACGCCATCTCCATCATCAACCAACAGGAAGACTCCAGTGAG AGCTGCTGGAACTGCGGCCGCAAAGCCAGCGAGACGTGCAGCGGCTGCAACACGGCTCGCTACTGCGGCTCCTTCTGCCAGCACAAAGACTGGGAGAAGCACCACCACGTGTGCGGGCAGACCCTGCAAGCCCAGcagccgccgccgtcgtcctcGCAGCCGGCGCCGCCCGCCCCCGAGACCCCGGCCCCGCCGGTCAGTTCCTCGGCGTGCACCCCCAGCAGCTGCGCCGGTAGCCCGGCCCCGACACCGCCGGCCCCCCACGCGTCGTCCGCTCCCGGGACCCCGTCCTCGTCCTCGGCGCCGGACGCCCACTAG
- the runx1t1 gene encoding protein CBFA2T1 isoform X2, protein MSEMSRLNVKKQRYDNVGRPGKRSTMPDSPADVKTQSRLTPPTMPPPPTTQGAPRNSSYTPTTLTNGSSHSPTALNGAPSPPNGYGNGPGSSSLANQQLPPACGARQLSKLKRFLTTLQQFGNDISPEIGERVRTLVLGLVNSTLTIEEFHCKLHEATNFPLRPFVIPFLKANLPLLQRELLHCARLAKQNPAQYLAQHEQLLLDTSTSSPVDSSELLLDVNENGKRRTPDRTKENGFEREGAPHGPDAHPSKRACTISPGQRFSPSNGISYQPNGLSHPGGPVPPPQHYRLDDMAVAHHHYRDSYRHPPANHREIRERPRPIGVHAGGRQEEVIDHRLTDREWAEEWKHLDHLLNCIMDMVEKTRRSLTVLRRCQEADREELNYWIRRYSDAEELKKNAAAASQSRQQSPAAQDNATSDIHRELLHRPVSGYVSEEIWKKAGAGGLTSCVSALFPEEAVNEVKRQAVSELQKAVTEAERKAHDMISNERAKMERTVAEVKRQAAEDAISIINQQEDSSESCWNCGRKASETCSGCNTARYCGSFCQHKDWEKHHHVCGQTLQAQQPPPSSSQPAPPAPETPAPPVSSSACTPSSCAGSPAPTPPAPHASSAPGTPSSSSAPDAH, encoded by the exons GTCGCCCCGGGAAGCGCTCCACCATGCCCGACTCACCTGCGGATGTCAAGACACAATCCAGGTTGACCCCGCCCACCATGCCACCCCCGCCTACCACGCAAGGAGCCCCCCGAAACAGCTCCTACACACCCACTACCC tGACCAACGGCAGCAGCCACTCTCCCACGGCTCTAAACGGGGCGCCATCGCCGCCCAACGGCTACGGCAACGGCCCCGGCTCGTCGTCCCTGGCCAATCAGCAGCTTCCGCCGGCGTGCGGCGCGCGCCAGCTGAGCAAGCTCAAGCGCTTTTTGACCACTCTGCAGCAATTCGGAAACGACATCTCACCCGAAATCGGAGAACGCGTCCGCACGCTGGTCCTAGGTTTGGTg AATTCCACGCTAACCATTGAGGAGTTCCACTGCAAACTTCACGAGGCCACCAACTTCCCCCTGCGACCTTTCGTCATCCCCTTCCTCAAG GCCAATTTGCCGCTCCTGCAAAGGGAGCTCCTCCACTGTGCCCGTCTAGCCAAGCAGAACCCAGCTCAATACTTGGCCCAGCACGAGCAACTCTTGCTGGACACCAGCACGTCGTCGCCCGTCGACTCCTCCGAGCTCCTCCTGGACGTCAACGAAAACGGCAAGAGGCGAACGCCCGACAG AACCAAAGAGAACGGTTTCGAGCGAGAGGGCGCCCCACACGGTCCGGACGCGCACCCCAGTAAGCGCGCCTGCACCATCAGCCCCGGTCAACGCTTCAGCCCCTCCAACGGCATTTCGTACCAACCCAACGGGCTGAGCCACCCGGGCGGCCCCGTGCCACCGCCGCAGCACTACCGGCTGGATGACATGGCCGttgcccaccaccactaccgcGACTCCTACCGCCACCCCCCTGCCAATCACAGAGAGATCCGAGAGAGGCCCCGTCCCATCG GCGTACACGCGGGAGGGCGCCAGGAGGAGGTGATCGACCACCGGCTGACAGACCGCGAGTGGGCTGAGGAGTGGAAGCACCTTGACCAT CTTCTCAACTGCATCATGGACATGGTGGAGAAAACACGCCGCTCGCTGACGGTGCTTCGCCGCTGTCAGGAGGCCGACCGGGAGGAGCTCAACTACTGGATCCGTCGCTACAGCGACGCCGaggagttgaaaaaaaatgcggcCGCCGCCAGCCAATCCAGGCAACAGAGCCCCGCCGCACAAGACAACGCCACATCAG ACATCCACAGGGAGCTTCTACATCGGCCTGTTTCCGGCTACGTCTCTGAAGAAATCTGGAAGAAAGCCG GTGCGGGAGGATTGACCTCCTGTGTGTCCGCGCTCTTTCCAGAGGAGGCGGTGAACGAGGTGAAGCGGCAGGCCGTGTCGGAGCTACAGAAAGCCGTGACGGAGGCCGAGCGCAAGGCCCACGACATGATCAGCAACGAGCGCGCCAAGATGGAGCGCACCGTCGCCGAGGTCAAGCGGCAGGCGGCCGAAGACGCCATCTCCATCATCAACCAACAGGAAGACTCCAGTGAG AGCTGCTGGAACTGCGGCCGCAAAGCCAGCGAGACGTGCAGCGGCTGCAACACGGCTCGCTACTGCGGCTCCTTCTGCCAGCACAAAGACTGGGAGAAGCACCACCACGTGTGCGGGCAGACCCTGCAAGCCCAGcagccgccgccgtcgtcctcGCAGCCGGCGCCGCCCGCCCCCGAGACCCCGGCCCCGCCGGTCAGTTCCTCGGCGTGCACCCCCAGCAGCTGCGCCGGTAGCCCGGCCCCGACACCGCCGGCCCCCCACGCGTCGTCCGCTCCCGGGACCCCGTCCTCGTCCTCGGCGCCGGACGCCCACTAG